gtcattaaccaatttcgtaaccatgaaactagccctacaggagatattaaggggggttctataaaggtaaaaaggccccaagagtgatagagagcagaaagtcacaactgatacaaacaaagactttactgacaagatggcatcattaaaatcatatctctcagtatgcagtctcaatgtgaatggcttgaatgctcccataaaacaccacagggttgcagattggataaaaagacatgacccatccatttgctgtctacaagagactcattttgaacccaaagatgcattcagacttagagtaaggggatggagtaccatcttccacgcaaatggacctcaaaagaaagctggagtagcaattctcatatcagatagactggattttaaactagaggccatagagagagatacagaagggcactatattattcttaaaggaagtattcaacaagtggatatgacaattattaatatatatgcccccaacaggggagcagcaagatacacaagccaactcttaaccaaaataaagagacatatagttaaaaacacattaatagtaggggacctcaacaccccactatcagaaatagacagaacaccctggcaaaaactaagcaaagaatcaaaggctttgaatgccatactcgacgagttggacctcatagatatatatagaacactacaccccagaaccaaagaatactcattctattcaaatgcccatggaacattctcaagaatagatcatgctctgggacacaaaacaggtctcagccaataccaaaagattgaaattatcccctgcatattctcagaccacaacgctctgaaattggNAACAGGAAAGACATGAGCttaaataagtagaaaaagaTCAGATCGTGAAAGACCTTGTCTGTTATGCTCAGTTGTTAGGATGTGGTCTCATATGATGTCTCATTGCAGCACAGCTTACAGCCTAAATGAACATGTCTGGCTCCGGATCTTCTTCTGAGTCAGTGAGGGAATTCATCCTTCTGGGTTTTTCCTGCAACAGGGAGATTCGGGTTGTCCTGTTTATGTCCTTCTCAATTGTCTACCTCCTGACTCTCGTGGGAAATGGAGCCATTATCAGTGCTGTGTGTTGGGACCAGCAtctccacacacccatgtacatACTGCTGGGGAATTTTGCATTCCTGGAGATCTGGTATGTCAATTCCACTGTTCCAAACACACTGATCAACTTCCTCTCAGAGACCAAAACCATCTCTATCACTGGCTGCTTCCTTcaattatactttttcttttccacgGGTTCCACGGAGTGCTTCTTTCTCTCAGCAATGGCCTTTGATCGCTACTTTGCCATCTGTCATCCTCTGCATTATGGCACACTTATGACAGGGCAATGTTGTTTCAACCAAGTGATATCCTGTTGGGTGTGTGGCTTTCTCTGGTATCTGGTACCTGTTATTCTCATCTTCCAACTGCCTTTCTGTGGTCCTAACTCAATTGATCATTTTGTATGTGACTCGGGCCCATTGCTGACCCTTCCATGTGCTCCTGCCCCTGTGTCCAAGCTCATCAGCTATACCCTAAGCTCCCTCATCATCCTCCTgagcttctttttctcctcctctcctatGTCCTGGTTCTACTTGCTGTGCTTCTGTTGCCCTCAGCATCTAGTCAGCATAAAGCCTTTTCAACGTGCGGATCCCATTTGTCTGTGGTGCTGCTATTCTACAGGACCATTATGGTGATGCATGTGAGCCCTGGATCCAGCCACTCTACCCTGATGccaaagatcatgaccttgaTCTATGCAATGGTGACTCCACTCTTCAACCCTTTGATTTATAGTCTCaggaataaggaaatgaaaaatgctctctggaaagttctagaaaagttaaaatgtctttaaaagtcTTTGGCAGAAGACCCAGCAGAGGTGTGGAATAATCTAGTTTAGTGTGATATGGGTTAAATGGCCACCCTTTTACTTTCACTCACTTGTGGAGTCACGCATCTGACAAATAGTCTCTGAAAGCCTCCTCTGTATTAGACACGTTGCTTAGTACTGGATTATGAAGATAATTCTGAAGATAATTCAGACACTGTCTTTTCCCTCAACTGGCAATCTAGTAGGGGAGGCAGGCAGGTAAGAAGATAATCACCATAAAATGCAATGAATATCTTATCAATATATGTACCGGTtgtcacagaaacacaaagaaagaaatacctgATTTTGCCTGGGGTTTTGTGGTGGTAGAAATTTGTGTTAGGGAAAACTTCAGTCAATGCAATACTAGACGTGTGTCCtctgcagtggggagagggaaagccTCGTATTTCTGTTCAACTTCTAGCTAGGTTTCTTTCTCAATCATCTTGTGATATCTGTGAAAGTGTATGAGGCTTTAAATCAGAAATTTGGATAGGAACTCAAACCTTCTATTAATCAACCATATGAatttggcaagtcacttaatttcaGCTCAAATTAGAATGGTAATTCTACCCCAGAGAAAATTAGTGTGTGGTTTTAATGAGATAATGGTtataaaagttggaaaaaatcCCAGGCACATAGAAAGCAGgcaataaatgttagtttaatATGAATATTGATGAATTCTGTGCTTTCATGTTCCTTATCATAATCAGAAGAATTCTCAGACTCCCCCATGAAAGTCACCTCCCATTACTTTTGGCAAAGCCCTTTTACAACAGATCTCCTCAACTTTTCTTGAGATGTGGAATATGTTGCTTTCCTCCTTTACACTCAAAATGCCCTGTGATtagttttgctttggtttggtttagttttgGCGTACATACTTACAGTATTCTAGAGAATTAATCCTCAAACTGGATTTTGTATATCCCTGGGAGTACATGAAGACTTTCTAAGAGGTACATAAAAATAGACAGTTTAATTTCTACATCTTCAACTTACATACATATGTTTTCCTAAATGTCCTGTGCCTAAGAACACATATGTTGTAGAAGCTTCATATTGTCTTATTTGACACATCTTTCACAATCAGTCctcccattttaaatataaagcttGCCTTTTACCTATTCTGATCTTAATATTTTACATTGCTCAAGTATACATACTTCTAGTCAGGgcattaaatgaataatttgatATACTGATCTCTCTACTGAGAAAGTTAGTGAATGTAACTTTCAGAAATAAATCCTTTCATTACCAGGTGGTTTACAATTTGTTACCAACACAATCAAAGGAGAAGGACTTATTTTGGTTTGTTCCAAAGGAAAAACTGAGGTGAAGCCTTGGGTGTAGGTAGTTTATTGGGAATTAGTTTCAGGAACCAGGAATCAGGAATGAGAAGAAGCTACAGTAATCAGTGAGGAATTGAATCTACTAGAACCTCCGAGAATTGTCTGCCTGAATGGCATGAAGCTAAGGCATTTATCGACTAACTATGGCTGCACCTTAACTCCTtatgtttccaaaatacattAGCTGGTATGCCAAGCCAGCAAGTGTGACCTCTGAAAAGGCCCTGGGAAGAAGGCAGAACAACACATGGGCATGGACTGAGGTGGAACGGATGCCATCAGCCTGAACCTGAGCTCCCAAGGGACTGCCCGCCATCTGTACAGCTAAAATCAGAGGTAGATCAGGAAAACCAAAAacattcagcacagagcctacttaattaATTCACTTGTGAGCAGATAATCACAAATAATGTTGTAGTTAACAGGCAGCATGGGGTAGTGGTAAGAACCAGACAGCTTgaattcaaattctggctcctcCCACCTGCATGACTTCATGTGTGCCTCCATTACCTCATATTTAAACAGGTAAATATAATAGAACTTTCTCCACAGTGCTGTGGTAAGGACCAAGTGAATTAATCTGCTTGCCAGGGAGCCCAACAAAATGTAAACACTCAAATATGTCCATCATTACAGAATTTCATGCTTTTGTCCACAGGGAATCTGTTCTCAGTATGAGCTCTCATTCTGAAGTTAATTTTCTGTCCAAAAGAAAATTCCCAATTACTAGAATGTAGCTGAAAACATGGGCATTGGAACAGAGTTAACTAGTCAAAACAATGCACACTCAGACTAGAGAGTGATAGAGTATAGAGTACACCAATAATATAGACATTCCTGAATCATGAAGCAGAAATGTTAGGGTGTTGAAGCAAATGCAGGCTTTCTCAGCAATACAACTGACAAAGACTATGTTCACATAAGTTAGGAGCAAATCCTGAATCACACATACAAAAAGAATGTCCTTATGTAAGAGAACATCAGACATGCCTTAAATCATTGGTATAGTCAAGACActgtaaaaacattttataaacaaatgcatcccagaacaaaacagatgattaTGTTATTATCATAGGTACTTATTTCATGAGAAGGAAGTAGAACTTAATATCAGATTTCTACTTTCAATAGTTTATTGTATAAACCTCTACTTTACTGAATACATCATATCTAAGATCAtatacatttctcattttaatgcGTAAATTGGCCTTTCACAGATAATGTGTTCTCTGTGTTCTTCAAACTCCTAGTTAACCTCTCCACTTCTAGTATTGCTATACATCATTGATTCTCAACTAGGAGTATGTATCAAAATCAATAGGACCTTTTTACAGATTGTACTTGCCCTGAACCCTGTACCTGGAGATTCTAATTCAGAAAATGAATGATGGGTCTTAACatcaattttgtaaaaaaaagtgTCTATGGATGAGTTTTGGATTTTCTTCCTTGTAGGCATTATGGCCAT
This DNA window, taken from Ailuropoda melanoleuca isolate Jingjing chromosome 20, ASM200744v2, whole genome shotgun sequence, encodes the following:
- the LOC117797269 gene encoding LOW QUALITY PROTEIN: olfactory receptor 11H12-like (The sequence of the model RefSeq protein was modified relative to this genomic sequence to represent the inferred CDS: inserted 1 base in 1 codon), translated to MNMSGSGSSSESVREFILLGFSCNREIRVVLFMSFSIVYLLTLVGNGAIISAVCWDQHLHTPMYILLGNFAFLEIWYVNSTVPNTLINFLSETKTISITGCFLQLYFFFSTGSTECFFLSAMAFDRYFAICHPLHYGTLMTGQCCFNQVISCWVCGFLWYLVPVILIFQLPFCGPNSIDHFVCDSGPLLTLPCAPAPVSKLISYTLSSLIILLSFXFLLLSYVLVLLAVLLLPSASSQHKAFSTCGSHLSVVLLFYRTIMVMHVSPGSSHSTLMPKIMTLIYAMVTPLFNPLIYSLRNKEMKNALWKVLEKLKCL